In Trifolium pratense cultivar HEN17-A07 linkage group LG7, ARS_RC_1.1, whole genome shotgun sequence, a genomic segment contains:
- the LOC123895162 gene encoding probable serine/threonine-protein kinase At1g54610, translating to MGCMCCKPSAIEDSKESPRERLSNKSVLDSRVSRGASSRREEAYRVKERSDNNNDARTALIDKQGNGSVRVHGDNFERKREKMEHVVPQHPGIGSVPKAMEGEHVAAGWPSWLAAVAGEAIKGWLPRRADSFEKLDKIGQGTYSNVYRARDLEQRKIVALKKVRFDNLEPESVRFMAREIHILRRLDHPNVIKLEGLVTSRMSCSLYLVFEYMEHDLAGLASHPGLKFTESQVKCYMQQLLRGLDHCHSRGVLHRDIKGSNLLIDNNGVLKIADFGLASFFDPNQNQPLTSRVVTLWYRPPELLLGATYYGTAVDLWSTGCILAELYAGKPIMPGRTEVEQLHKIFKLCGSPSEDYWRKSKLPHATIFKPQQPYRRCVAETFKDFPAPAIELIETLLSIDPADRGTSASALISEFFSTKPLPCDPSSLPKYPPSKEFDAKVRDEEARRQGATGSKGQRHDPERRGVRESRAIPAPDANAELVVSMQKRQGQNYSQSRSEKFNPHPEEVASGFPIEPPRPSQAAEATVDPQANQHKRASHSGPLTHRAAWAKAGKNQDDASKVSMGGDLSTVSGLVAARRSMLSDDRRESAGSSQVEAPKLITRFPGSFKEASESLMQQNQNQKHHVHASQKEEAKGSNKDPNLVGYGSKGYKIHYSGPLLVPSSNMDQMLKDHDRQIQEAVRRARLDKAKMRRLQADQLSNSLFVSGR from the exons ATGGGTTGCATGTGTTGCAAGCCTTCTGCAATTGAGGATAGTAAGGAGAGTCCGAGAGAGCGATTATCGAACAAGTCTGTGCTCGATTCGCGTGTGTCTAGAGGAGCTTCGTCGAGGAGGGAGGAAGCATATAGGGTGAAGGAAAGAAGTGATAATAACAATGATGCAAGAACGGCGTTGATTGATAAGCAAGGGAATGGTTCTGTTAGAGTTCATGGTGATAATTTTGAAAGGAAAAGGGAGAAAATGGAGCATGTTGTTCCTCAACATCCGGGGATTGGTAGTGTTCCCAAGGCTATGGAAGGGGAACATGTTGCGGCTGGATGGCCGTCATGGCTGGCAGCTGTTGCTGGTGAAGCAATCAAGGGATGGCTTCCACGACGCGCGGATTCTTTTGAGAAGTTGGATAAA ATTGGCCAGGGAACTTATAGTAATGTTTATAGAGCTCGTGATCTTGAACAAAGAAAGATTGTTGCTTTGAAAAAAGTGAGGTTTGATAATCTTGAGCCTGAGAGTGTTCGCTTCATGGCAAGGGAAATTCACATTCTACGTAGGCTTGATCATCCAAATGTCATAAAACTTGAAGGCTTGGTTACATCAAGGATGTCGTGCAGTTTATACCTTGTTTTTGAGTACATGGAGCATGACTTGGCCGGGCTTGCATCACATCCCGGACTCAAGTTTACAGAATCACAG GTTAAATGTTACATGCAGCAACTTTTACGTGGCCTTGATCATTGCCACAGCCGTGGTGTACTGCACCGTGACATTAAGGGTTCCAATCTTTTGATTGACAATAATGGAGTATTAAAAATTGCAGATTTTGGTTTGGCAAGCTTTTTTGATCCTAATCAAAATCAGCCGCTGACAAGCCGAGTTGTCACTCTTTGGTATAGGCCACCTGAACTTTTACTTGGAGCTACTTACTATGGCACTGCTGTAGATTTATGGAGTACAGGTTGCATACTTGCTGAGCTGTATGCTGGCAAGCCTATTATGCCTGGTAGAACTGAG GTGGAGCAATTACataaaatttttaaactttGTGGTTCGCCTTCAGAGGACTATTGGAGAAAATCAAAATTGCCTCATGCAACGATATTTAAGCCTCAACAACCTTATAGGCGTTGTGTTGCTGAAACATTCAAAGACTTTCCTGCACCTGCAATAGAACTGATAGAGACACTTTTGTCCATAGACCCTGCTGATCGTGGAACTTCAGCATCTGCTTTGATAAGTGAG TTCTTCTCAACAAAGCCTTTACCTTGTGATCCTTCAAGCTTGCCAAAGTATCCTCCTAGCAAAGAATTTGATGCTAAAGTACGGGATGAAGAAGCTAGAAG ACAAGGAGCAACAGGAAGCAAGGGCCAGAGACATGATCCCGAGAGAAGAGGTGTAAGAGAATCTCGAGCTATTCCTGCACCTGATGCCAATGCTGAACTGGTTGTGTCAATGCAG AAGAGACAAGGTCAGAACTATTCGCAAAGCAGGAGTGAGAAGTTTAACCCTCATCCTGAAGAAGTTGCTTCTGGTTTTCCCATTGAACCCCCTAGACCATCACAAGCCGCAGAAGCAACCGTGGATCCCCAGGCAAATCAACATAAAAGAGCCTCTCATTCAGGTCCACTGACTCACCGTGCTGCATGGGCGAAAGCCGGGAAGAACCAGGATGATGCTTCAAAGGTTTCAATGGGCGGTGACTTATCTACAGTCTCTGGCTTAGTTGCAGCCAGGAGGAGTATGCTGTCCGACGACCGCAGAGAAAGTGCTGGATCATCACAAGTGGAGGCTCCAAAACTAATTACTAGGTTCCCAGGTTCCTTCAAGGAGGCATCTGAATCATTGAtgcaacaaaatcaaaatcagaagCATCATGTACATGCTTCTCAAAAGGAAGAAGCGAAAGGCAGTAATAAAGACCCAAATCTT GTTGGTTATGGATCAAAGGGTTATAAAATTCATTATTCTGGTCCGTTACTTGTTCCATCAAGCAACATGGATCAGATGTTGAAAGACCACGACCGCCAAATTCAAGAAGCGGTCAGAAGAGCACGTCTAGACAAGGCAAAAATGCGAAGACTCCAAGCTGACCAATTAAGCAATTCATTATTTGTTTCTGGTCGTTGA
- the LOC123895163 gene encoding probable hexosyltransferase MUCI70 produces MTGVSLGLRTGSYGSLQLIQNGNYSQVPVLVRRPSKTLLYNPKDKERGCPYICRHLGRGKVAMLLMLLCGLFIFVFGCFTLYKGGNIENPRAYAISTYEAIDIGGTIKAKLKDNIISRPTPLPNRHKSSFRDPPVFHLESSYNLKGKKGSSSTAGHLCDNFAFPPPPPANRRRTGPRPCPVCYVPVEQAIASMPISPSESPVLRTLTYAHNENMFPREPEGGSDFGGYPSLEERDASFDIKETMKVHCGFVKGSRPGRRTGFDFDEEDLLELDQYHDIIVASAIFGNYDVLQQPRNISRQAKKNIPFFMFIDKETEIYMRNASILDSSRRIGLWRIIVVRNIPYADSRRNGKIPKLLLHRIFPNIRYSIWIDGKLELVADPYLILERFLWRPNATFAISRHYRRFDVFVEAEANKVAGKYENASIDRQVQFYQYHDGLTHYSRAKLPITSDVPEGCVIIREHIPITNLFTCLWFNEVDRFTSRDQLSFSTVRDKIMAKVDWSINMFLDCERRNFVIQAYHRDVLENMPPPSPPVIVIRRPNPPVSYKPPTKKNPRHGRDRRSGSRRHRKVVDNVVMNQILI; encoded by the exons atgactgGAGTGTCATTGGGTCTACGAACAGGTAGCTATGGTTCTCTGCAGTTGATTCAAAACGGAAACTATTCGCAGGTACCGGTGCTTGTTCGTAGACCTTCAAAGACGCTCCTTTATAACCCCAAAGATAAAGAAAGGGGTTGTCCTTATATTTGTCGCCATCTTGGACGAGGCAAGGTTGCTATGCTTCTCATGCTTCTTTGTGGCCTTTTCATTTTTGTCTTTGGTTGTTTTACACTTTACAAAG GTGGAAACATTGAAAACCCACGAGCTTATGCCATTAGTACCTATGAAGCTATAGACATTGGTGGAACAATAAAAGCTAAGTTAAAGGATAATATTATATCGAGACCGACGCCGTTGCCAAATAGGCATAAGAGTTCATTCAGGGATCCTCCTGTTTTCCATTTAGAATCTTCATataatttaaaaggaaaaaaaggatCTTCCTCTACCGCGGGGCATCTTTGTGACAACTTTGCATTTCCTCCTCCTCCACCGGCCAATAGAAGACGTACTGGACCACGAC CATGTCCTGTGTGCTATGTTCCTGTGGAGCAAGCTATAGCTAGTATGCCAATTTCCCCATCAGAGTCTCCCGTACTTCGCACTCTCACATATGCGCATAATGAAAATATGTTTCCAAGGGAACCAGAGGGCGGCTCTGATTTTGGTGGATACCCTTCTCTGGAAGAAAGGGATGCTTCTTTTGATATAAAAGAGACTATGAAAGTGCATTGTGG ATTTGTCAAAGGAAGCAGACCTGGTCGTCGGACTGGATTTGATTTTGACGAGGAAGATCTCTTAGAGTTGGACCAGTACCATGACATCATTGTTGCATCTGCCATATTTG GAAACTATGATGTATTACAGCAGCCCAGGAACATCAGTAGACAAGCAAAGAAAAATATTCCTTTCTTCATGTTCATTGATAAAGAGACAGAAATATATATGAGAAATGCCAGTATTTTGGATAGCAGCAGAAGAATTGGATTGTGGAGAATCATTGTTGTCCGGAATATTCCATATGCTGATTCTAGGCGTAATGGAAAG ATTCCTAAACTTCTTTTGCACAGAATCTTCCCCAATATCCGATATTCAATTTGGATTGATGGGAAGCTTGAGCTCGTTGCAGATCCATATCTAATTCTTGAAAG GTTCTTGTGGCGCCCAAATGCTACTTTTGCCATTTCGAGACATTACAGACGCTTCGATGTCTTTGTTGAGGCCGAGGCTAATAAAGTAGCTGGAAAATATGAAAATGCTTCCATTGATCGCCAAGTTCAATTTTATCAATACCACGACGGTTTAACTCATTATTCCAGGGCTAAGCTTCCTATAACTAGTG ATGTTCCTGAAGGTTGTGTTATCATTAGAGAACACATTCCAATTACAAATTTGTTTACCTGCTTATGGTTCAATGAAGTTGATCGCTTTACTTCGAGGGATCAGTTAAGCTTTTCCACAGTAAGAGACAAAATAATGGCAAAAGTGGATTGGAGTATCAATATGTTTCTGGATTGTGAAAGGCGTAACTTTGTGATACAG GCTTACCATAGAGACGTATTGGAAAACATGCCTCCTCCTTCTCCTCCAGTTATTGTAATTCGGCGTCCTAATCCACCTGTTTCCTACAAGCCTCCGACGAAGAAGAATCCTAGGCACGGAAGAGATAGGAGATCAGGCTCTAGGCGTCATCGTAAAGTAGTAGACAATGTTGTTATGAACCAAATTTTAATTTAG